One segment of Corynebacterium atrinae DNA contains the following:
- a CDS encoding DUF4259 domain-containing protein — MSTWDVEIFAEDDNIDFLEELNELDDDEITEAVRDACLLALKQSHVSDTERLNGLAAATIAAIWAGAPFSAGDVADSYPFIRRLIGAGDEALNESAAELLETVDSDDDIDAFTEALS, encoded by the coding sequence GTGAGTACATGGGACGTCGAAATCTTCGCGGAAGATGACAATATTGATTTCCTCGAGGAACTAAACGAGCTCGATGATGATGAGATCACCGAGGCGGTTCGTGACGCCTGCCTGCTGGCCCTAAAGCAGTCGCATGTGTCCGACACTGAGCGCCTCAACGGCCTCGCAGCCGCCACCATCGCTGCCATCTGGGCGGGTGCACCGTTTTCGGCCGGTGATGTCGCAGATTCCTACCCCTTCATCCGTCGACTTATCGGAGCCGGGGATGAGGCGCTCAACGAATCTGCTGCTGAGCTGCTGGAAACAGTCGACAGCGACGATGACATTGATGCCTTCACCGAGGCGCTTTCCTAA
- a CDS encoding dTMP kinase encodes MIVSIEGIDGAGKNTLVHAIREEVEADVLAFPRYADSLPAQLADDALHGRMGDLTDSAYAMATLFALDRHGAKEELNKYLDNDRVVILDRYVASNAAYSAARLNDDEVMDWVYELEFGRLGLPQPDLQVLLDTPPTTASQRAINREALDSTRERDRYERDAGLQERTFAAYHRLAEKQWAGRWLVTSDPGVILQEIHTKLRT; translated from the coding sequence ATGATCGTCTCCATAGAGGGCATCGATGGTGCCGGGAAGAACACGCTCGTTCACGCTATTCGCGAAGAAGTTGAGGCTGACGTGCTCGCTTTTCCTCGCTACGCAGATTCCCTCCCCGCACAGCTGGCCGATGACGCGCTCCATGGGCGAATGGGCGACCTCACTGATTCGGCTTACGCGATGGCCACACTCTTCGCATTGGACCGACATGGCGCGAAAGAAGAGCTGAATAAATACCTCGACAATGATCGCGTGGTCATCCTCGATCGCTACGTCGCCTCTAACGCGGCCTACTCCGCAGCCCGCCTCAACGATGATGAGGTCATGGACTGGGTGTACGAGCTGGAATTTGGCAGGCTGGGCCTGCCCCAGCCAGACCTGCAGGTGTTGCTGGATACGCCGCCTACGACGGCGTCGCAACGCGCCATCAACCGCGAGGCCCTCGATTCGACCCGGGAAAGGGACCGCTACGAGCGGGACGCGGGACTCCAGGAACGCACTTTCGCCGCCTATCACCGTTTGGCGGAGAAACAATGGGCGGGTCGATGGCTGGTGACCAGCGATCCAGGCGTTATCCTGCAGGAAATACACACGAAGCTGAGGACGTAA
- the mtrA gene encoding MtrAB system response regulator MtrA: protein MAAKILVVDDDPSISDMLALVLETEGYEPIPIMDGNEAVPAFQENQPDLVLLDLMLPGMNGVDICRAIRLESSVPIIMLTAKTDTVDVVLGLETGADDYMTKPFKPKELIARIRARLRGTEAGPAEILEVGDLSIDVPEHTVKRGHEEISLTPLEFDLLLELARKPRQVHTREELLETVWGYRHASDTRLVNVHVQRLRAKIEKDPENPQIVLTVRGVGYKTGLGE, encoded by the coding sequence ATGGCTGCCAAGATTCTTGTTGTTGACGACGACCCTTCCATCTCTGACATGCTGGCCCTCGTCCTGGAGACGGAAGGCTACGAGCCAATTCCGATCATGGACGGCAACGAAGCTGTTCCTGCCTTCCAGGAAAACCAGCCAGATCTTGTGCTGCTGGACCTCATGCTCCCCGGGATGAACGGTGTCGACATCTGCCGGGCTATCCGCCTGGAATCCTCCGTGCCCATCATCATGCTTACGGCTAAGACCGACACCGTTGATGTGGTGTTGGGCCTGGAAACCGGGGCAGATGATTACATGACGAAGCCTTTCAAGCCGAAGGAGCTCATCGCCCGTATCCGCGCGCGCCTGCGTGGCACGGAGGCCGGGCCCGCGGAGATCCTCGAGGTTGGTGACCTGAGCATTGACGTGCCTGAACACACCGTCAAGCGCGGGCACGAGGAGATCTCGCTGACCCCGCTGGAGTTCGACTTGTTGCTGGAGCTGGCCCGCAAGCCGCGCCAGGTGCACACCCGGGAAGAGCTGTTGGAGACGGTGTGGGGCTACCGCCACGCCTCCGATACCCGCCTAGTCAACGTCCATGTGCAGCGCCTGCGCGCGAAGATTGAAAAAGACCCGGAAAACCCGCAAATCGTGCTCACCGTGCGCGGCGTGGGATATAAGACGGGTCTGGGGGAGTAG
- the mtrB gene encoding MtrAB system histidine kinase MtrB — protein MWRTSLQVRVLGMIFAAAAIVMGILGGVLVSVVTSQLVDAKLEVATSEIERARVAVEQQIDATGTSNTLQVRINSARASLTQRSAQPGESATAYEPVIVVTDQNGTTTTSPSGYRIPEKLRRFVSEGQVSYQFADIDRADGSSYNALVIGTPTNTDIPNLQVYLVLSAESDESTLAMMRGLLSAAGVVVVVLLVGIAWLATQQVTAPVRSASRIAQRLAAGHLRERMIVDGEDEVARLALSFNDMAEKLSKQIHQLEEYGNLQRQFTSDVSHELRTPLTTVRMAADMIASDPENLEPHTRRASELMIRELDRFEELLADLLEISRYDAGMADLSEARIDARSCINAAWESVEHLANKLDIVVNFDIPEEPIYITADSRRIERVLRNLFANAIDHSEGNPIDVKLAANDEAIAITVSDHGVGLKPGQEELVFNRFWRADASRRRHSGGTGLGLAIAREDVALHGGQLDAVGNYGVGSQFRVSLPREPGVPYAESPLELEAPVA, from the coding sequence ATGTGGCGGACCTCCCTGCAGGTTCGCGTACTCGGGATGATCTTCGCCGCCGCGGCGATCGTCATGGGAATCCTGGGTGGTGTCCTCGTTTCCGTGGTCACCTCCCAGCTCGTCGATGCCAAACTCGAGGTGGCTACCTCGGAGATCGAGCGGGCGCGGGTCGCGGTGGAGCAGCAAATCGATGCCACTGGCACGTCGAATACTTTGCAGGTGAGAATTAACTCGGCGCGGGCGTCGCTGACGCAGCGCAGCGCCCAGCCGGGCGAGTCCGCGACGGCATATGAGCCGGTCATTGTGGTCACGGATCAAAACGGCACGACCACGACCTCCCCTTCGGGCTACCGCATTCCGGAGAAGCTCCGCCGCTTCGTCTCCGAGGGGCAGGTGTCCTACCAATTCGCCGACATCGACCGGGCGGACGGGTCGAGCTACAACGCCTTGGTCATCGGTACCCCGACCAACACGGATATCCCCAACCTGCAGGTCTACCTCGTACTCTCCGCGGAGTCGGATGAATCGACCCTGGCGATGATGCGCGGTCTGCTTTCCGCCGCGGGCGTCGTGGTCGTGGTCCTGCTCGTCGGTATCGCCTGGTTAGCCACCCAGCAGGTGACCGCCCCGGTGCGTTCGGCCTCAAGAATCGCGCAGCGCTTGGCTGCGGGGCATCTGCGGGAGCGGATGATCGTTGACGGCGAGGACGAAGTGGCCCGCCTGGCGCTCAGCTTCAACGACATGGCGGAGAAGCTGTCCAAACAGATCCACCAGCTTGAGGAATACGGAAATCTCCAACGCCAGTTCACCTCCGACGTTTCCCATGAGCTGCGCACTCCGCTGACCACCGTGCGCATGGCCGCGGACATGATCGCCTCCGATCCGGAGAACCTCGAGCCCCACACCCGGCGCGCCTCTGAACTGATGATCCGCGAGCTCGATCGCTTCGAGGAGCTCCTCGCCGATCTGTTGGAAATCTCCCGCTACGATGCCGGCATGGCAGACCTCTCCGAGGCGCGTATCGACGCCCGCTCGTGCATCAACGCCGCCTGGGAATCCGTCGAGCACCTGGCCAACAAGCTCGATATCGTGGTCAACTTCGACATTCCCGAGGAGCCGATCTACATCACCGCCGATTCCCGCCGCATCGAGCGCGTTCTGCGCAACCTTTTCGCCAATGCCATCGACCACTCCGAAGGCAATCCCATCGACGTGAAACTGGCAGCCAATGACGAAGCCATCGCCATCACCGTCTCGGACCACGGTGTCGGCTTGAAGCCAGGGCAGGAGGAGCTGGTGTTCAATCGCTTCTGGCGGGCCGATGCTTCGAGGCGCCGACACTCCGGCGGCACTGGACTCGGCCTCGCCATCGCACGGGAGGATGTCGCCCTGCACGGCGGTCAACTCGACGCCGTGGGCAACTACGGCGTGGGATCGCAGTTCCGCGTCAGCCTGCCCCGCGAGCCAGGCGTGCCCTACGCCGAAAGCCCCTTGGAATTGGAGGCACCGGTCGCATGA
- the lpqB gene encoding MtrAB system accessory lipoprotein LpqB: MMSFRTSRTLLAAVSCAVLVAGCTTLPSNTEPQALRSFEVPTESATNRGPEPGREPDLLLRDFYTSSAQPTQDYFAARSYLMPETAEQWNPQESLLVVDRIDLNTQPGSTSERRSFSVRGAVIGRIATGGSYEPENGVYEATIEMARNSAGEWRISSLPAGIVLERTEMRNQFQPQQVYFFEPTNQALVMDRRWIYSGHESLDAVLISLIMEGPSRLLAPAVNNDLPAEATFAGTNDGIYQFTGFTGMDADARLRFAAQLVWTLASANVPEPYAVQVDGAPIVPGYGELTTDDFAKFNPQVTNVANTPLFALTDGVVHRVSATTVTPVEGDLGNLGGITSVDIITEGAAAAVRTIGNESELYVGDLDGNLDPVLKADTISRPTFELDPSALWAVIDGRTVERIVISGVVGGVSRSEVDISALDAMGGDISVLRLSRIGARVAMIVDGRVYAGVVSRPGPGQRRVVNVHELAPQLGATALSLDWQPDGSLIVGTSTPETPIWRVEQDGSAATSLPSGNITAPVVAVAASSTTIYLTDALAVRQMPTSGSDSAFWREVAGLQGVRSAPVIAN; the protein is encoded by the coding sequence ATGATGTCTTTCCGCACGTCCCGTACTCTGCTGGCCGCCGTTTCTTGTGCGGTCCTCGTGGCCGGCTGCACGACTTTGCCCTCCAACACTGAACCTCAAGCACTTCGCTCTTTCGAGGTGCCAACTGAATCCGCCACCAACCGGGGTCCGGAACCAGGACGCGAGCCCGACCTTTTGCTCCGCGATTTTTATACCTCCTCCGCGCAGCCCACTCAGGACTATTTCGCCGCCCGCTCCTATCTCATGCCCGAGACCGCCGAGCAATGGAATCCCCAGGAATCACTGCTGGTGGTTGACCGCATCGACCTCAATACTCAGCCGGGGTCCACGTCGGAGCGGCGTTCATTTAGCGTGCGCGGCGCGGTCATCGGCCGGATCGCCACTGGAGGTTCCTATGAGCCGGAAAACGGCGTGTATGAGGCGACCATCGAGATGGCCCGCAATTCCGCCGGTGAATGGAGGATTAGCTCCCTACCCGCTGGCATTGTCCTCGAGCGTACCGAGATGCGCAATCAATTCCAGCCGCAGCAAGTCTACTTCTTCGAGCCCACCAACCAGGCCCTCGTGATGGATCGCCGATGGATCTACAGCGGCCACGAGTCCCTCGACGCGGTGCTGATTTCCCTCATCATGGAGGGGCCCTCGCGCCTGCTGGCCCCGGCGGTGAATAATGACTTGCCCGCAGAGGCTACCTTCGCGGGAACCAACGACGGCATTTACCAGTTCACAGGCTTTACCGGCATGGATGCTGATGCCCGTCTCCGCTTCGCCGCCCAGTTGGTATGGACACTGGCCAGTGCGAACGTCCCCGAACCTTATGCAGTTCAGGTGGATGGTGCACCGATCGTTCCGGGCTACGGCGAGCTCACTACTGATGACTTTGCCAAGTTCAATCCCCAGGTCACCAACGTGGCCAACACGCCCTTGTTCGCTCTCACCGACGGCGTCGTACACCGGGTCTCCGCCACGACCGTCACGCCCGTGGAAGGAGATCTGGGCAACTTGGGTGGCATTACCTCGGTGGACATCATCACCGAGGGGGCGGCGGCAGCTGTGCGTACCATCGGCAACGAATCGGAGCTCTACGTCGGCGACCTAGATGGAAACCTTGATCCGGTGCTCAAGGCCGACACCATCTCCCGCCCAACCTTCGAGCTTGATCCTTCCGCGCTGTGGGCAGTCATTGATGGCCGCACGGTCGAGCGCATCGTCATTTCCGGGGTCGTGGGTGGGGTGTCCCGCTCGGAGGTGGATATCAGTGCTTTGGACGCCATGGGCGGAGATATTTCCGTCCTGCGTTTGTCTCGCATTGGCGCCCGCGTCGCGATGATCGTCGACGGCCGTGTCTATGCCGGAGTGGTCAGTCGCCCGGGGCCCGGCCAGCGGCGCGTGGTCAACGTCCACGAACTGGCGCCCCAGCTGGGTGCCACGGCGCTATCCCTGGACTGGCAGCCCGACGGCTCGCTCATCGTCGGTACCTCGACTCCTGAGACTCCGATCTGGCGGGTCGAACAGGATGGATCTGCGGCGACTTCCCTGCCCTCTGGCAACATCACTGCGCCCGTCGTGGCGGTGGCGGCATCGTCGACGACGATCTACCTCACCGATGCCCTCGCGGTGCGGCAGATGCCCACATCCGGCAGTGATAGCGCTTTCTGGCGCGAGGTCGCCGGCCTGCAGGGCGTGCGTTCGGCCCCGGTGATTGCCAACTAG
- a CDS encoding ComF family protein — translation MELFLPRSCAGCQAPGEHLCPECRTRLRQVPRRIVPPVNPHVPVWSLGPYAGPHRGVVLAMKERNNRAVRDLLGPVLAAALTHLQVRGELIDAPVLVPAPTRPRSARLRGGDHVTGVCRASGMPVVVALSHSAGVQDQVGLDAQQRRRNLAGSLVLRQVPVGPVLLVDDVVTTGSTLAASAETLLAAGCQVAGALVLSHA, via the coding sequence ATGGAACTGTTCCTGCCCCGGTCGTGCGCAGGCTGCCAGGCCCCCGGCGAGCACTTATGCCCGGAATGTCGGACGCGGCTGCGACAGGTTCCCCGGCGCATCGTCCCGCCCGTTAACCCCCACGTGCCTGTCTGGTCGCTGGGGCCCTATGCCGGTCCCCACCGCGGGGTCGTGTTGGCCATGAAGGAACGCAACAATCGCGCCGTGCGCGACCTCCTCGGCCCGGTGCTCGCTGCCGCGCTCACACATCTACAGGTCCGTGGAGAGCTTATCGACGCCCCCGTCCTCGTCCCCGCACCCACCCGCCCGCGGTCCGCCCGCCTACGCGGCGGGGACCACGTCACGGGGGTATGTCGGGCATCAGGGATGCCCGTTGTTGTGGCTTTATCCCATAGCGCGGGGGTGCAGGACCAAGTGGGCCTTGATGCTCAGCAACGTCGCAGGAATTTGGCAGGTTCACTGGTTCTCCGACAGGTCCCCGTCGGCCCCGTTCTGCTTGTCGACGACGTCGTGACCACGGGTTCTACCCTCGCGGCGAGCGCTGAAACCCTTCTGGCGGCAGGTTGCCAGGTGGCGGGCGCACTCGTGTTGTCGCACGCATAA
- the hpf gene encoding ribosome hibernation-promoting factor, HPF/YfiA family produces MTSPADHTDILSPEAQVTITGRNVEVPEHFAERVNGKLAKIERLDPTLTFFHVELQHEPNPRRESESDRIQITATGKGHIARAEAKEDSFYAALETALARMERSLRKVKARRSISRSGHRAPQSAGVVAAELAAEAEKVRADQGKYDVDPYADSVEDVVPGQVVRSKEHTATPMSVDDALSEMELVGHDFYLFINEETQRPSVVYRRHAFDYGLISLVGEEA; encoded by the coding sequence ATGACATCACCTGCTGATCACACCGACATCCTGAGCCCCGAAGCACAGGTCACCATCACCGGCCGCAATGTTGAGGTCCCCGAGCATTTCGCAGAGCGAGTCAATGGAAAGCTCGCCAAGATCGAGCGCCTCGACCCCACGCTGACCTTCTTCCACGTGGAGCTGCAGCATGAGCCGAATCCGCGCCGTGAGTCTGAGTCCGACCGGATTCAGATCACTGCCACCGGCAAGGGGCATATTGCTCGTGCAGAGGCCAAGGAGGACAGCTTCTACGCCGCACTCGAGACCGCTCTGGCGCGGATGGAGCGCTCGCTGCGCAAGGTCAAAGCCCGTCGTTCCATTTCTCGTTCCGGCCACCGCGCGCCCCAGTCCGCTGGCGTCGTCGCCGCCGAGCTGGCCGCTGAGGCCGAGAAGGTCCGGGCAGATCAAGGCAAGTACGACGTGGATCCTTATGCGGATTCCGTTGAAGATGTCGTGCCGGGCCAGGTTGTTCGCTCCAAGGAGCACACCGCCACCCCGATGTCTGTCGACGACGCACTCTCCGAGATGGAGCTCGTTGGACACGACTTCTACCTCTTCATCAACGAGGAGACCCAGCGTCCTTCCGTGGTGTACCGCCGCCACGCTTTCGACTACGGTCTCATCTCCCTGGTTGGCGAGGAAGCCTAG
- the secA gene encoding preprotein translocase subunit SecA — translation MFGLSKLLRAGEGRTVKRLSKIADSVLQLDEEYAALTDEELKAKTEEFKSRLAEGEDLDSILLEAFATVREAAWRVLGQKHYHVQVMGGAALHFGNVAEMKTGEGKTLTSVLPAYLNALEGKGVHIVTVNDYLARRDAEMMGRIHRFLGLQVGVILSEMRPDERRTAYNADITYGTNNELGFDYLRDNMARTLGDLVQRGHNYAIVDEVDSILIDEARTPLIISGPVDGSSQFYNVFSQLAPRMREGIHYEVDHRKRTVGVLEDGVAYVEDQLGIDNLYASEHSQLVSYLTNALKAKELFARDKDYIVRNGEVLIVDAFTGRVLAGRRYNEGMHQAIEAKEAVEIKNENQTLATVTLQNYFRLYDKLAGMTGTAETEAAELHQIYKLDVVAIPTNRDNIRDDMTDRVYKTQEAKFAAVADDIQERVANGQPVLVGTTSVERSEYLSQLLQKRGIAHKVLNAKHHEQEGEIIAQAGLPAAVTVSTNMAGRGTDIVLGGNPDVICDIKLRERGLDPFEDEEAYQAAWDEELPKVKAKSARLGDQVRESGGLYVLGTERHESRRIDNQLRGRSARQGDPGSTRFYLSMRDDLMVRFVGQSMENMMNRLNVPDDVPIEAKMVTNSIKGAQAQVENQNFEMRKNVLKYDEVLNEQRKVIYAERREILESKDIATNIRHMIDETIAAYVDGATAVGFVEDWDLDELWNALESLYGPTFTWQSLVDGTEYGSAGEITAEQLTEALTKDAHKQYDELEANVAAIGGEAQMRNIERMVILPVIDTKWREHLYEMDYLKEGIGLRAMAQRDPLVEYQKEGGDMFDAMKDAIQEETVRNLFLLRKQFAQPEPENAEA, via the coding sequence GTGTTTGGATTGTCCAAGCTGCTTAGGGCCGGTGAAGGGCGTACCGTCAAGCGTCTGAGCAAGATCGCTGATAGCGTTCTCCAACTCGACGAAGAGTACGCCGCTCTAACCGATGAAGAACTCAAGGCCAAGACCGAGGAATTCAAGTCCCGCCTGGCCGAGGGGGAGGACCTCGATTCCATTCTGTTGGAGGCCTTTGCCACCGTTCGCGAGGCAGCGTGGCGCGTTCTGGGACAGAAGCACTATCACGTCCAGGTGATGGGCGGCGCGGCCCTGCACTTTGGAAACGTCGCCGAGATGAAGACCGGTGAGGGCAAGACCCTTACCTCGGTTCTGCCGGCCTACCTCAACGCCCTAGAGGGCAAGGGTGTCCACATCGTGACGGTCAACGATTACCTCGCGCGCCGCGACGCCGAGATGATGGGCCGTATCCACCGCTTCCTCGGCCTGCAGGTTGGTGTCATTCTCTCGGAGATGCGCCCCGATGAGCGTCGTACTGCTTACAACGCCGACATCACATACGGCACGAACAACGAGCTGGGCTTCGATTACCTGCGTGACAACATGGCGCGAACCCTCGGAGATCTGGTGCAGCGCGGCCACAACTACGCCATCGTCGATGAGGTCGACTCGATCCTCATCGATGAGGCGCGTACCCCGTTGATCATCTCCGGCCCCGTTGACGGCTCCTCGCAATTTTACAACGTCTTTTCCCAGCTAGCTCCGCGCATGCGTGAGGGTATCCACTACGAGGTGGACCACCGCAAGCGCACCGTCGGCGTCCTGGAGGACGGCGTCGCTTATGTGGAGGATCAGCTCGGCATCGACAACCTTTATGCCTCGGAGCACTCTCAGTTGGTCAGTTACCTCACCAACGCCCTCAAGGCCAAGGAGCTGTTCGCGCGCGATAAGGACTACATCGTCCGCAACGGTGAGGTCTTGATCGTGGATGCCTTCACCGGTCGTGTCCTGGCGGGCCGTCGTTACAACGAGGGTATGCACCAGGCCATCGAGGCGAAGGAGGCCGTGGAGATCAAGAACGAGAACCAGACGTTGGCCACCGTTACCCTTCAGAACTACTTCCGCCTCTACGACAAGCTGGCCGGAATGACCGGTACCGCCGAGACCGAAGCCGCCGAGCTTCACCAGATCTACAAGCTCGACGTGGTGGCGATTCCCACCAACCGCGACAACATCCGCGACGACATGACCGACCGCGTGTACAAGACGCAGGAGGCTAAGTTCGCGGCCGTCGCCGACGACATCCAAGAGCGGGTGGCTAACGGCCAGCCGGTCCTCGTTGGTACTACTTCAGTGGAGCGCTCTGAGTACCTCTCGCAGCTGCTGCAAAAGCGCGGCATCGCCCACAAGGTCCTCAACGCCAAGCACCACGAGCAAGAGGGTGAAATCATCGCCCAGGCCGGCCTTCCCGCTGCAGTCACGGTGTCCACCAACATGGCCGGCCGTGGTACAGACATTGTGCTCGGCGGCAACCCGGACGTTATCTGTGACATCAAGCTTCGCGAGCGTGGCCTTGACCCCTTCGAAGACGAAGAGGCCTACCAGGCCGCCTGGGATGAAGAGCTGCCGAAGGTGAAGGCTAAGTCGGCCCGCCTCGGCGACCAGGTCCGCGAATCGGGTGGCCTCTACGTTCTTGGCACTGAGCGCCACGAATCCCGCCGCATCGACAATCAGTTGCGAGGCCGTTCCGCCCGCCAGGGTGACCCCGGTTCCACCCGCTTCTACCTCTCCATGCGCGATGACCTCATGGTCCGTTTCGTCGGCCAGTCCATGGAGAACATGATGAATCGCCTCAACGTCCCCGACGACGTACCGATCGAGGCCAAGATGGTCACCAACTCCATCAAGGGTGCCCAGGCGCAGGTGGAGAACCAAAACTTCGAGATGCGCAAGAACGTCCTCAAGTACGACGAGGTGCTCAACGAACAGCGCAAGGTCATCTACGCCGAGCGCCGCGAGATCCTCGAGTCCAAGGACATCGCCACCAACATTCGGCACATGATCGACGAGACCATCGCCGCCTACGTCGATGGCGCTACCGCCGTCGGCTTCGTGGAGGACTGGGATCTCGATGAACTCTGGAACGCACTCGAGTCCCTCTATGGCCCGACCTTCACCTGGCAGAGCCTCGTCGACGGCACCGAGTATGGCTCCGCCGGTGAAATCACCGCGGAGCAGCTCACCGAGGCACTGACCAAGGACGCCCACAAGCAGTACGACGAGCTGGAAGCCAACGTCGCCGCCATCGGCGGCGAGGCCCAGATGCGCAACATTGAGCGCATGGTCATCCTGCCCGTCATCGATACCAAGTGGCGCGAGCACCTCTACGAGATGGATTACCTCAAGGAGGGCATCGGCCTCCGCGCGATGGCGCAGCGCGATCCGCTGGTCGAGTACCAAAAGGAAGGCGGCGACATGTTCGACGCCATGAAGGACGCCATCCAGGAAGAAACCGTGCGCAACCTCTTCCTGCTGCGCAAGCAGTTTGCCCAGCCAGAGCCGGAAAACGCTGAGGCTTAA
- a CDS encoding NAD-dependent succinate-semialdehyde dehydrogenase, producing the protein MNTTIDALLAKVPTGLLIGGQWRDSSDGSTFAVENPATGEVLLTLASATSDDARAALDAACAVQDEWARIAPRERAELLRRGFDLVQERKEEFATLMTLEMGKPLAEARGEVNYGTEYLRWFSEEAVRDYGRTFPAPEGTLQMLTRRKPVGPCLLITPWNFPLAMATRKIAPAIAAGCTMVLKPAKLTPLTSQYFAQTMLDAGLPAGVLNVVSGSSASAISEPIMADRRLRKISFTGSTAVGKSLLKAAADNVLRTSMELGGNAPFLVFEDADIDQAVEGAMGAKMRNIGEACTAANRFIVHESVAEEFSTKFARRISELTLGNGLDEGVTCGPLIDESARESITQLVDDAVAQGARALTGGTPGQGAGYFYTPTVLIDVPREARVAQEEIFGPVAPIITFREEKEAIAIANDTEYGLASYVYTESVDRLWRLSDGLEFGLMGANVGVISNAAAPFGGVKQSGMGREGGAEGLAEYTTLQYIGVRNPYGS; encoded by the coding sequence ATGAACACCACCATCGATGCCCTCCTCGCGAAAGTTCCTACCGGCCTGCTGATCGGCGGGCAGTGGCGAGACTCCTCTGACGGTTCTACCTTCGCGGTTGAAAATCCGGCCACCGGCGAGGTGCTGTTGACGTTGGCGTCCGCGACGTCGGACGATGCCCGCGCCGCGCTGGATGCTGCGTGTGCCGTCCAGGACGAGTGGGCACGCATCGCACCGCGTGAGCGCGCTGAGCTGCTGCGCCGCGGTTTCGATTTGGTCCAGGAGCGCAAGGAGGAGTTCGCGACCCTCATGACGTTGGAGATGGGCAAGCCCCTCGCGGAGGCGCGCGGCGAAGTGAACTACGGCACCGAATACCTGCGCTGGTTCTCCGAGGAGGCGGTGCGCGACTATGGCCGCACATTCCCTGCCCCGGAAGGTACGTTGCAGATGCTCACGCGCCGCAAGCCAGTGGGCCCGTGCTTGCTCATTACTCCGTGGAACTTCCCGCTGGCGATGGCGACCCGCAAGATTGCTCCGGCGATCGCCGCGGGGTGCACGATGGTGCTCAAACCCGCGAAGCTGACGCCGCTGACCTCGCAGTACTTCGCCCAGACCATGCTTGATGCGGGTCTTCCGGCGGGAGTGCTCAATGTCGTCTCGGGTTCTTCTGCCTCGGCGATTTCCGAGCCCATTATGGCCGACCGTCGCCTCCGCAAGATCTCTTTCACCGGCTCCACCGCCGTGGGCAAGTCGCTCCTCAAGGCCGCCGCTGATAACGTCCTGCGCACGTCCATGGAGCTGGGCGGTAACGCCCCCTTCCTCGTATTCGAGGATGCGGACATTGATCAGGCCGTTGAGGGTGCCATGGGCGCCAAAATGCGCAACATTGGTGAGGCTTGCACGGCCGCGAATCGGTTTATCGTGCACGAGTCAGTCGCGGAGGAGTTCTCCACCAAGTTCGCCCGCCGGATCAGCGAACTCACCCTCGGCAATGGGCTCGACGAGGGCGTGACCTGCGGTCCTCTCATCGATGAGAGTGCCCGCGAGTCCATCACCCAGCTTGTCGACGACGCCGTGGCCCAAGGCGCGCGCGCCCTCACCGGTGGTACTCCCGGCCAGGGGGCCGGGTACTTCTACACCCCAACGGTGCTTATCGACGTCCCCCGCGAAGCCCGAGTCGCCCAAGAGGAAATCTTTGGCCCCGTCGCTCCCATCATTACCTTCCGCGAGGAAAAGGAGGCCATCGCGATTGCCAACGACACCGAGTACGGCCTCGCTTCGTACGTCTACACCGAATCCGTGGACCGTTTGTGGCGGCTGTCCGACGGCCTCGAGTTCGGGCTCATGGGAGCCAACGTCGGGGTCATCTCCAACGCCGCCGCCCCCTTCGGCGGAGTCAAGCAGTCCGGAATGGGTCGCGAGGGAGGCGCCGAGGGACTGGCCGAGTACACCACTCTCCAGTACATCGGCGTGCGCAACCCCTACGGCTCTTAA
- a CDS encoding HAD-IA family hydrolase, translating into MRGLIVDYVGVLDGAEEDQKRWRDLFAAAKANGVATAILSNDPGGPGAEHIREWEFRGIVDAVLLSGEIGAEKPEEAAFAAAAAAIDLPMNDCVLVDDSILNVRGAVEAGLVGVLYQVFDRAVIEICSIFDIEGEF; encoded by the coding sequence GTGCGTGGACTAATCGTCGACTATGTAGGGGTACTGGACGGAGCGGAGGAGGATCAAAAGCGCTGGCGTGACCTGTTCGCTGCGGCGAAGGCCAATGGTGTGGCCACGGCGATCCTCTCCAACGATCCGGGCGGCCCCGGCGCGGAGCACATCCGGGAGTGGGAATTCCGCGGCATTGTTGATGCTGTGCTGCTCTCCGGCGAGATCGGAGCGGAGAAGCCGGAAGAGGCGGCTTTCGCTGCTGCGGCTGCTGCCATCGACCTGCCGATGAATGATTGCGTGCTGGTCGACGATTCGATCCTCAATGTGCGCGGCGCTGTTGAAGCAGGATTGGTGGGGGTGCTCTACCAGGTCTTTGACCGGGCTGTCATTGAGATCTGCTCGATCTTCGATATCGAGGGCGAGTTCTAA